A single window of Sebastes umbrosus isolate fSebUmb1 chromosome 16, fSebUmb1.pri, whole genome shotgun sequence DNA harbors:
- the arel1 gene encoding apoptosis-resistant E3 ubiquitin protein ligase 1 isoform X5, translated as MDCNAAGALIFGCTVALCFLIRDLMFYVIGGITVSIIAFVFTIKFLCELAARVVSFLQNEDPGRRGDRSIYDYVRGNYLDPRSCKVSWDWKEPQEVGQTMSFRVQLFYKNGQPFPAHRPVGLRVNITHIELALDIPVTQEVLQEPESNVVKMAFTVRKAGRYEVAVKLGGLNVAYSPYYKIFQPGTVVPSKTKIAYHFSTLVLTNGQQHTLQIEPRDEYGNPTSNSTSLTDEANYSVHVHSLGTVDDDSVEEHYSKSVSLNKQQCQVLLRLTLRKTGCFRARISYKDQPLSNGEFDIIVLSENEKTCVEKNVSTPGISIYFEAYLYSNGNYSSSWQLPASSLLAPQRRPSMGEEEDEHDSPVEGQPEKVKKPKKVYCYISPKQLSVKEFYLKIIPWRLFTFRVCPGTKFTYHGPDPIHKYLTLVVDDGIQPPVELSCKDRNIMAATFIRFLHKNIGGSETFQDKVNFFQRELRHIHSKRPRTKTCLKITRHTILDSSLKATRNFSVSDWSKNFEVVFQDEEALDWGGPRREWFELVCKTLFDTTNQLFTRFSDNNQGLVHPNADRPPHLRLKMYEFAGRVVGKCLYESALGGAYKQLVRARFTRSFLAQIIGLRMNYKYFETDDQEFYKTKVCFILNNDVSEMDLVFAEEKYSKSGQLEKVVELISGGAQIAVNNENKMHYLNLLAQYRLASQVRDEVEHFLKGLNELVPENLLAIFDENELELLMCGTGDINVQDFKAHAVIVGGSWHFREKVMKWFWAVVSSFTQEELARLLQFTTGSSQLPPGGFNTLCPSFQIIAAPTHSTLPTAHTCFNQLCLPTYDSYEELHKMLKLAISEGSEGFGML; from the exons ATGGATTGTAATGCTG CGGGAGCTCTCATATTTGGCTGTACTGTGGCACTGTGCTTCTTGATAAGGGACCTCATGTTTTACGTGATTG GTGGAATTACTGTTTCCATCATAGCGTTTGTCTTCACCATCAAGTTCCTCTGCGAGCTTGCAGCGAGGGTTGTCAGCTTCCTGCAGAATGAGGATCCAGGGCGACGCGGTGACCGGAGCATCTACGACTATGTCCGGGGCAACTACCTGGACCCACGTTCCTGCAAGGTGTCTTGGGATTGGAAGGAACCGCAGGAAGTGGGGCAGACTATGAGCTTCAGAGTCCAG CTCTTCTATAAAAACGGCCAGCCTTTTCCGGCCCACCGGCCTGTGGGGCTGAGGGTCAACATCACCCACATCGAACTGGCTCTGGACATCCCTGTCACACAGGAGGTTCTGCAAGAACCAGAGTCCAATGTAGTGAAAATGGCCTTCACAGTGCGCAAGGCTGGACGCTATGAGGTGGCTGTGAAGCTGGGTGGCCTCAATGTGGCCTACAGCCCTTATTACAAGATATTTCAGCCAG GTACAGTTGTCCCATCCAAAACCAAGATAGCCTACCACTTCTCCACCCTGGTTCTAACAAACGGCCAGCAGCACACTTTGCAGATTGAGCCCAGGGACGAGTATGGAAACCCCACCAGTAACTCCACATCTCTCACAGATGAAGCCAACTACAGCGTCCATGTGCACTCT CTGGGCACTGTGGATGATGACAGTGTGGAGGAGCACTACAGTAAGTCAGTGTCACTCAACAAGCAGCAGTGCCAGGTTCTGCTGAGACTGACTCTGAGGAAGACGGGCTGTTTCAGGGCCCGCATCTCCTACAAGGACCAGCCGCTCAGCAATGGGGAATTTGACATTATTGTTCTCAGTG AGAATGAGAAGACCTGTGTGGAGAAGAACGTGTCCACTCCAGGCATAAGTATCTACTTTGAGGCATACCTTTACAGCAATGGGAACTACAGTTCTTCATGGCAGTTACCAGCCTCCTCTTTGCTGGCCCCCCAGAGGAGGCCCTCCatgggagaagaggaggatgagcaTGACTCTCCTGTGGAGGGACAACCTGAGAAGGTCAAGAAACCAAAAAAGGTCTACTGTTACATATCGCCAAAG CAACTATCCGTGAAGGAGTTCTACCTGAAAATTATTCCATGGCGCCTTTTCACCTTTCGAGTATGTCCAGGAACGAAG TTCACCTATCATGGTCCTGACCCGATTCACAAGTACCTAACTCTAGTGGTGGATGATGGGATACAGCCTCCTGTGGAGCTCAGCTGCAAAGACAGGAACATCATGGCTGCCACCTTCATTCGCTTCCTGCACAAGAACATTG GTGGCTCTGAAACGTTCCAAGACAAGGTGAACTTCTTTCAACGTGAACTCAGGCACATCCACTCCAAGAGACCTCGTACCAAGACCTGCCTAAAAATCACCCGACACACCATTCTGGACTCG TCCCTGAAGGCTACCAGGAACTTCTCGGTGTCGGACTGGAGTAAGAACTTTGAGGTCGTGTTTCAGGATGAGGAAG CTCTGGACTGGGGAGGGCCTCGCAGGGAGTGGTTTGAACTGGTGTGTAAAACACTCTTTGACACCACCAACCAGCTGTTCACCCGCTTCAGCGACAACAACCAGGGCCTG gTTCACCCAAACGCTGACCGGCCACCTCACCTGCGTCTAAAGATGTATGAGTTTGCCGGTCGCGTCGTGGGGAAGTGCCTGTATGAGTCTGCTCTGGGTGGGGCCTACAAACAGCTGGTCCGAGCTCGCTTTACGCGTTCCTTCTTGGCCCAGATCATTGGCCTCAGGATGAACTACAAG TACTTTGAGACGGATGACCAGGAGTTCTACAAAACTAAAGTCTGCTTCATCCTAAACAATGACGTGAGTGAAATGGATTTGGTGTTCGCCGAGGAGAAGTACAGCAAGTCAGGACAGCTGGAGAAG GTGGTGGAGCTGATATCCGGGGGAGCTCAGATCGCTGTTAACAATGAAAACAAGATGCATTATCTCAACCTGCTGGCCCAGTACAGGCTGGCCAGCCAGGTGAGAGATGAGGTGGAACACTTCCTGAAAG GTTTGAACGAACTGGTTCCAGAAAACCTGCTAGCCATATTTGATGAGAATGAGTTGGAG CTGTTGATGTGCGGCACCGGTGATATTAACGTGCAGGACTTCAAGGCCCACGCTGTGATTGTCGGAGGATCTTGGCACTTCAGAGAGAAA GTGATGAAGTGGTTCTGGGCCGTGGTGTCCAGCTTCACCCAGGAGGAGTTGGCTCGTCTGCTGCAGTTCACCACCGGCTCCTCTCAGCTTCCCCCTGGCGGGTTCAACACCCTTTGCCCCTCCTTCCAGATCATTGCTGCCCCCACACACAGCACCTTGCCCACTGCACACACATG TTTTAACCAGCTGTGCCTCCCTACCTACGACTCCTATGAGGAACTGCACAAGATGTTGAAGCTGGCCATCAGTGAGGGCAGCGAGGGCTTCGGTATGCTCTGA
- the arel1 gene encoding apoptosis-resistant E3 ubiquitin protein ligase 1 isoform X4 → MDCNAAGALIFGCTVALCFLIRDLMFYVIVGGITVSIIAFVFTIKFLCELAARVVSFLQNEDPGRRGDRSIYDYVRGNYLDPRSCKVSWDWKEPQEVGQTMSFRVQLFYKNGQPFPAHRPVGLRVNITHIELALDIPVTQEVLQEPESNVVKMAFTVRKAGRYEVAVKLGGLNVAYSPYYKIFQPGTVVPSKTKIAYHFSTLVLTNGQQHTLQIEPRDEYGNPTSNSTSLTDEANYSVHVHSLGTVDDDSVEEHYSKSVSLNKQQCQVLLRLTLRKTGCFRARISYKDQPLSNGEFDIIVLSENEKTCVEKNVSTPGISIYFEAYLYSNGNYSSSWQLPASSLLAPQRRPSMGEEEDEHDSPVEGQPEKVKKPKKVYCYISPKQLSVKEFYLKIIPWRLFTFRVCPGTKFTYHGPDPIHKYLTLVVDDGIQPPVELSCKDRNIMAATFIRFLHKNIGGSETFQDKVNFFQRELRHIHSKRPRTKTCLKITRHTILDSSLKATRNFSVSDWSKNFEVVFQDEEALDWGGPRREWFELVCKTLFDTTNQLFTRFSDNNQGLVHPNADRPPHLRLKMYEFAGRVVGKCLYESALGGAYKQLVRARFTRSFLAQIIGLRMNYKYFETDDQEFYKTKVCFILNNDVSEMDLVFAEEKYSKSGQLEKVVELISGGAQIAVNNENKMHYLNLLAQYRLASQVRDEVEHFLKGLNELVPENLLAIFDENELELLMCGTGDINVQDFKAHAVIVGGSWHFREKVMKWFWAVVSSFTQEELARLLQFTTGSSQLPPGGFNTLCPSFQIIAAPTHSTLPTAHTCFNQLCLPTYDSYEELHKMLKLAISEGSEGFGML, encoded by the exons ATGGATTGTAATGCTG CGGGAGCTCTCATATTTGGCTGTACTGTGGCACTGTGCTTCTTGATAAGGGACCTCATGTTTTACGTGATTG TAGGTGGAATTACTGTTTCCATCATAGCGTTTGTCTTCACCATCAAGTTCCTCTGCGAGCTTGCAGCGAGGGTTGTCAGCTTCCTGCAGAATGAGGATCCAGGGCGACGCGGTGACCGGAGCATCTACGACTATGTCCGGGGCAACTACCTGGACCCACGTTCCTGCAAGGTGTCTTGGGATTGGAAGGAACCGCAGGAAGTGGGGCAGACTATGAGCTTCAGAGTCCAG CTCTTCTATAAAAACGGCCAGCCTTTTCCGGCCCACCGGCCTGTGGGGCTGAGGGTCAACATCACCCACATCGAACTGGCTCTGGACATCCCTGTCACACAGGAGGTTCTGCAAGAACCAGAGTCCAATGTAGTGAAAATGGCCTTCACAGTGCGCAAGGCTGGACGCTATGAGGTGGCTGTGAAGCTGGGTGGCCTCAATGTGGCCTACAGCCCTTATTACAAGATATTTCAGCCAG GTACAGTTGTCCCATCCAAAACCAAGATAGCCTACCACTTCTCCACCCTGGTTCTAACAAACGGCCAGCAGCACACTTTGCAGATTGAGCCCAGGGACGAGTATGGAAACCCCACCAGTAACTCCACATCTCTCACAGATGAAGCCAACTACAGCGTCCATGTGCACTCT CTGGGCACTGTGGATGATGACAGTGTGGAGGAGCACTACAGTAAGTCAGTGTCACTCAACAAGCAGCAGTGCCAGGTTCTGCTGAGACTGACTCTGAGGAAGACGGGCTGTTTCAGGGCCCGCATCTCCTACAAGGACCAGCCGCTCAGCAATGGGGAATTTGACATTATTGTTCTCAGTG AGAATGAGAAGACCTGTGTGGAGAAGAACGTGTCCACTCCAGGCATAAGTATCTACTTTGAGGCATACCTTTACAGCAATGGGAACTACAGTTCTTCATGGCAGTTACCAGCCTCCTCTTTGCTGGCCCCCCAGAGGAGGCCCTCCatgggagaagaggaggatgagcaTGACTCTCCTGTGGAGGGACAACCTGAGAAGGTCAAGAAACCAAAAAAGGTCTACTGTTACATATCGCCAAAG CAACTATCCGTGAAGGAGTTCTACCTGAAAATTATTCCATGGCGCCTTTTCACCTTTCGAGTATGTCCAGGAACGAAG TTCACCTATCATGGTCCTGACCCGATTCACAAGTACCTAACTCTAGTGGTGGATGATGGGATACAGCCTCCTGTGGAGCTCAGCTGCAAAGACAGGAACATCATGGCTGCCACCTTCATTCGCTTCCTGCACAAGAACATTG GTGGCTCTGAAACGTTCCAAGACAAGGTGAACTTCTTTCAACGTGAACTCAGGCACATCCACTCCAAGAGACCTCGTACCAAGACCTGCCTAAAAATCACCCGACACACCATTCTGGACTCG TCCCTGAAGGCTACCAGGAACTTCTCGGTGTCGGACTGGAGTAAGAACTTTGAGGTCGTGTTTCAGGATGAGGAAG CTCTGGACTGGGGAGGGCCTCGCAGGGAGTGGTTTGAACTGGTGTGTAAAACACTCTTTGACACCACCAACCAGCTGTTCACCCGCTTCAGCGACAACAACCAGGGCCTG gTTCACCCAAACGCTGACCGGCCACCTCACCTGCGTCTAAAGATGTATGAGTTTGCCGGTCGCGTCGTGGGGAAGTGCCTGTATGAGTCTGCTCTGGGTGGGGCCTACAAACAGCTGGTCCGAGCTCGCTTTACGCGTTCCTTCTTGGCCCAGATCATTGGCCTCAGGATGAACTACAAG TACTTTGAGACGGATGACCAGGAGTTCTACAAAACTAAAGTCTGCTTCATCCTAAACAATGACGTGAGTGAAATGGATTTGGTGTTCGCCGAGGAGAAGTACAGCAAGTCAGGACAGCTGGAGAAG GTGGTGGAGCTGATATCCGGGGGAGCTCAGATCGCTGTTAACAATGAAAACAAGATGCATTATCTCAACCTGCTGGCCCAGTACAGGCTGGCCAGCCAGGTGAGAGATGAGGTGGAACACTTCCTGAAAG GTTTGAACGAACTGGTTCCAGAAAACCTGCTAGCCATATTTGATGAGAATGAGTTGGAG CTGTTGATGTGCGGCACCGGTGATATTAACGTGCAGGACTTCAAGGCCCACGCTGTGATTGTCGGAGGATCTTGGCACTTCAGAGAGAAA GTGATGAAGTGGTTCTGGGCCGTGGTGTCCAGCTTCACCCAGGAGGAGTTGGCTCGTCTGCTGCAGTTCACCACCGGCTCCTCTCAGCTTCCCCCTGGCGGGTTCAACACCCTTTGCCCCTCCTTCCAGATCATTGCTGCCCCCACACACAGCACCTTGCCCACTGCACACACATG TTTTAACCAGCTGTGCCTCCCTACCTACGACTCCTATGAGGAACTGCACAAGATGTTGAAGCTGGCCATCAGTGAGGGCAGCGAGGGCTTCGGTATGCTCTGA